CGTGGCCAACGGCCGCTTCGGCCGCGCGCTGCGCCTGATGCGCGAGGAGCCGCAGCTCGCCGCGTGCATGGGCTATGACCTGAAGTCGCTCAAGACCCGCGCCCTGATGGCCGGCGCCGCCGTCACCGCCTTGGCCGGCTCGCTCTACGCGCACTACATGAGCTTCGCGGGCCCCGACTACATGGTGGCCTCCGAGACCTTCCTGCTCTGGACCATGGTGATGATCGGCGGCATGGGCAACACCGCCGGCGTGCTGGTGGGCGTGCTGCTCGTGCAGGCCGCGTACAGCGCCGTGCCGTTCGCGAAGGACTGGTTCGGCTTCGGCTCCGACCTCGCCGGCGCGCTGCGCCTGGGCCTCATCGGCCTGATCCTCCTCGCGTGCCTGCTGTGGCGCAGCGAGGGCCTCGTTCCCGAAAAACTCCGCAAGATTCCCGCATGACCGCCGTCACCGCTCCGCTCCTCCAGGTCCGTTCGGTGGCCAAGGCCTTCGGTGGCAACCGGGTCCTCGAGGACGTCTCCTTCCAGGTCGAACCCGGTGAGATCGTGGGCCTGCTCGGCCCCAACGGCTCCGGCAAGAGCACGCTGCTCAACCTCGTCACCGGCTTCGAGCGCATCGACCAGGGCGAGGTGCTGTTCGAGGGCGGTCGCATCGACCGCCTGCCCGCACACCGGATCGTCGACCGCGCGCTCGGCCGCACCTTCCAGCTACCGTCGATGCCCACGAAGATGTCGGTGATCGAGGTCGCCATGGCCGCGGCCACCGCGCGCCACGGCTTCTTCGACACGCTGCTGGGCACCCGTGCCGCACGCGAGGCCGAGGAACGGGCACGCGTCGAGGCCGATGCGCTGCTGAAGGAATTCCTGCTGACCCCCGTGCGCGACCTGCCGTCGTCGGCGCTGTCGGGCGGCCAGAAGAAGCTGCTCGGCATCGTCTGCGCGCTGATGGGCAAGCCGCGGCTGCTGATGCTCGACGAACCCACCGCGGGCGTGCACCCCAACCTGCGCAACGACATCGTCCAGGCGCTCCAGCGCCTGAACCGGCAGGGCATGACGATCGTCATCGTCGAACACGACATGCACTTCATCCGCGAGGTGTGCACGCGCTGCATCGTGCTCGACCGCGGCCACATCGTCGCCAGCTGCCGGCCGGACGAACTGTCGTCCAACGAACGCGTGCTGCAGGCCTACCTCGGCGGCGGCCGGGCGGCCACCGAATCCGAGAAAGTCAACGCATGATCCAGATCGACAACGTGACGGCCGGCTACACGCCGGACGTCGACATCCTCCGCGGCATGACGCTGCACGCGAACGCCGCCGAGATCGTCACGCTGCTGGGCCCGAACGGCTGCGGCAAGTCCACGCTGCTCAAGACCATCGCGGGCTTCCTGAAGCCGCGCATCGGCCGCATCGTGCTCGACGGCGCGGACGTGGGCCAGGTGCCCGTGCACACGAAGATCCAGAAACTCGGTTTGGGCTTCGTGCCGCAGACCGAGAACGTGTTCAGCGCGCTGAGCGTGCGCGAGAACCTGCAGGTGGGCGGGCATTTCCAGTCGGATGCCGACGTGGCACAGCGCCTCGACGAGCTCTGCACGCTGTACCCGGTGCTGATGCGAAAGTTGAGCGCGCCGGCCGCGTCGCTGTCGGGCGGTGAACGCCAGATCCTCGCGCTGGCCCGCGCGCTGATGGCCCGCCCGAAGCTGCTGCTGCTCGACGAACCGTCGGCCGGCCTGTCGCCCAAGATGCTGCTCGAGGTCTTCCAGGCGGTGATGGACATCCGCGCCAAGGAACACGTCACCGTGCTGATGGTGGAGCAGAACGCGCTGGAGGCGCTGCGCATCTCCGACCGGGCCTACGTGCTGTCGATGGGGGCCGTGGCGCTGACGGGCGAGGCGAAGACGCTGATGGACGATCCGCAGGTGCGCGAGCTGTACCTGGGAGGGCGCGCGGCCTGAGGGCGCTGGAAGGATGTCGTCCCGGCGCAGGCCGGGACCCTGGGCCTGGCGCGCGAACGGCGCGTCATCGCAGAGCCCGATGCCATCGCGCGCAGGCGTCAACGCCTGCGCTCAGCAGGATGTTCCGCCCTGTGCGGAACGACGCGAGTGGCTCGATTGAACCGAGCGTTCGCGAAGGCAGACCCCGCGAGTCAGAGCCTGGCGAGAAGTCCTGGCGTCATCGAGTTCTCGGCGTTCGACGCGCGAGTCCCGCGGAGCAGGAGCAGCAGAGCCGAATAAGCCGAAGCTGGTGTTCAGGTGCTTTGTTGGTTACTTATTTGCACCAGCAAATAAGTGACTCGCCCGCCGGGGCGAACTCCCGGCGCGGTCTCACTCATGAGGGGAACGGTGGCGCGCGCAGCCGGCACGGCCCGATCGAGCATGGCCATCCGCGCTTCGGGTCAGGCCCGGGGTCCCGGCCTGCGCCGGGACGACTTCGTGGGAGAGCGGATCAATCCGCCCCGAGTTCGACCGCCCGCCGCTGCGCGTTGCGCATCGCTTCCACGAAGCACTCCTTGACCGCACCCCGGTCGAGCGTCCCGATGGCCGCGGCCGTGGTGCCGCCCTTGGACGTCACCTGGGCGCGCAGCACCTCCGGCGGCTCGGCCGAACGCCGCGCCATCTCGGCGGTGCCCGCCACCGTGGCGAGTGCCAGCGCCCGGGCCTGGTCGGCCGGGAGGCCCATCGAGGCGCCGGCGGCCATCATCGCTTCCAGCAGGTAGAGCACGTACGCGGGGCCCGAGCCGGACAGCGCGGTGACCGCGTCGAGGTCCGCCTCGGTCTCGACCCACAGCGTGGTGCCGGTGGGGCGCAGCACCGCCTCCACGAGGGCGCGGTCCGTGGCCGAGACCGCCTCGCGGGCGAACAGGCCCGCGATGCCCTGGCCGATCAGGGCTGGGGTGTTGGGCATCGCGCGCACCACGCGCTCGCTGCCGGTGGCACGGGCGAGGGTGTCGCTGCGCACGCCGGCCATCACGCTCAGGTGCAGCGCGTTCGTGAGGCCCGGCCCGCACGCGGCGGCGGCCTCGGCGAACACCTGCGGCTTGACGGCCCAGACCACGAGCCCCGCGCGCGCGACGGCGCTGTCGGCCACCGGCGTGGCGAACACGCCGTGTTCGGCCCACAGGCGTTCGCGCTGCGGTTCGAAGGGTTCGACGACCTGGATGGAACGCGGGTCGGTGCCACTCGCGACGAGCCCGCCGATGAGCGCGGTGGCCATGTTGCCGCCACCGATGAAGGCGATCGAGGAATCCATCAGTGCGACGTCCCCGCGAGCAGCGCCGCGTTGCCGCCGGCCGCCGCGGTGTTGATGGTCACGGTCTGCTCGGCGCAGAAGCGGAACAGGTAGTGCGGGCCGCCGGCCTTCGGGCCGGTGCCGGACAGGCCCTCGCCCCCGAACGGCTGCACACCGACCACCGCGCCGATCATGTTGCGGTTGACGTAGACATTGCCGATGCGGGCCTCGGCCGCGAGGCGCAGCGCGCGCGAGTCGATGCGGGTCTGCAGGCCGAGCGTGAGGCCGTAGCCGAGCTGGTTCACCTCGCGGATCACGGCGTCGGCATCACCCGACCAGCGCACCACGTGCAGCACCGGGCCGAAGATCTCGGCCGACAGGTCGGACACCTTCGCGACTTCGAACGCCACCGGAGCGATGACGTGCCCGGTGACGTCCAGGCCCACGGGGGCACGGCCGATCACGCGGGCCGACCCTTCGAGGCGGGTCACCTCGCGGGCGATGTTCGCGTGGGCCTCGGCGTCGATCACCGGGCCGACGTCGGTCGACAGCTGCGACGGGTCGCCGACGGACAGCTCCTGCAGCGCCCCGGCGATCATCTCGATCACGCCGTCGGCGATGCCCTCGTGCACGCACAGCAGGCGCAGCGCGGAGCAGCGCTGGCCGGCGCTGCGGAAGGCGCTCTGCACCACGGCGTCCACCACCTGCTCGGGCAGCGCGGTGCTGTCGACCACCATCGCGTTGATGCCGCCGGTCTCGGCGATCAGCGGCACGATGGGGCCGTCCTTCGCGGCGAGCGCCCGGTTGATGGCCTTCGCGACCGCCGTGGAGCCGGTGAAACACACGCCCGCGACGAGCGGGTGCGCGACGAGCGCGGCGCCCACGGTGTGGCCCTCGCCGTGCTGCAGCACGAGCGCGTCGGCGGGCACGCCGGCTTCGTGCAGCAGCGCGACGAAGCGTGCGGCGACGGCCGGGGTCTGCTCGGCGGGCTTGGCCGCCACGGTGTTGCCGGCCACCAGCGCGGCGACGACCTGGCCCGCGAAGATCGCGAGCGGGAAGTTCCACGGGCTGATGCAGACGAACACGCCGCGGCCGTGCAGGTGCAGCGTGTTGCTCTCGCCTGTCGGTCCCGGGAGGGCGCGCGACGCGAGCGTGGCCTCCGCCTGGTCGGCGTAGTAGCGGCAGAAGTCGATGGCCTCGCGCACCTCGGAGATGCAGTCGCCGAGGGTCTTGTGGGCCTCGCGCACGAGCAGGCCGCAGAACTCGGGCTGGCGCTGTTCCAGCGCGTCGGCGGCGCGGCGCAGCACGGCGGCGCGGTCGGCGAGCGGCGTGGCGTTCCAGGCGGTGAAGCCGCCGTGCAGGCGGGTCATCGTGGCGGCGATGCCGCCGACCGGGGCCTCGGGCACGGATTCGACCACCGCCGCGTCCACCGCCTGTTCGTAGACGGCGCGTTCGGCGGTCACCGCGAGGTCGGCGCCTTGCGGGTTGCGGCGGCCCGAGGTGCCGTCGAAGCCGTACAGCGCGACCGGCAGCGGCAGGCCCGGCACGGCGGCCGGGTGCAGCGGCGAGGCGAGCAGCGTGTCGACGGGCACGGACTCGTCGGTGAGCTGGTGCACGAACGACGAGTTGGCGCCGTTCTCGAGCAGGCGGCGCACGAGGTAGGCCAGCAGGTCGCGGTGCTCGCCGACGGGGGCGTAGACGCGCACCGGCACGCCCGCGTCCTTCAGCACTTCGCGGTACACGCCTTCGCCCATGCCGTGCAGGCGCTGCATCTCGTACGTCGCGCCACGGGCCTTCGCCATCGACTGGATGGCCGCGATGGTGCCGGCGTTGTGTGTGGCGAACTGCGGGTAGATCACATCGGCGTGGTCGATCAGGGCGCCGGCGCACGCGAGGTACGAGATGTCGGTGTGGTGCTTGTGCGTGTAGACCGGGTACGCCGGAAGGCCCAGCTCCTGGGCGCGCTTGATCTCGCCGTCCCAGTACGCGCCCTTGACGAGGCGCACCATGAAGCGCTGGCCGTTCGTGCGGGCGATGCGGGCCACCTCGTCGATCACGTGACGGGCGCGGGTCTGGTAGGCCTGCACGGCGAGACCGAAGCCGCGCCACTGCGGGAAGCGGGGCGCGGCGCGGGTGGCCAGCGCCTCGAACACGTCGAGCGACAGTTCGAGGCGGTCGCACTCCTCGGCGTCGATGGTCAGGTTGATGTCGGCTGCAGCGGCGCGCTCCATCAACGACCACACGCGCGGCAGCAGCGTGTCGCCGACGCGCTCGCGCTGCGCGTCCTCGTAGCGGGAGAAGAGGGCGCTCAGCTTGATCGAGATGCCGTCGGAACCCTCCGGCCCCGCACCGCGCACGCCGGCCTTCGCGATGTGCTCGATGGCGTCGTGGTACGACGCGAGGTAGCGGCGCGCGTCGGCCTCGGTGCGCGCGCCTTCGCCGAGCATGTCGTAGCTGTAGCGCAGCTGCGGCTGGACCTTGCGGGCGCCGTCGGCCTCGGACAATGCCTCGCGGATCTGGCGGCCCAGCACGAACTGCCGGCCCATCAGCTGGATCGCGCGCACCGTGGCCGCCACGACGGTCTGCGCGCCCAGGCGCTTGAAGAGACCGCCTTCATGGTCGTGGTCGGGCAGGAAGCGCTTGGACAGCGCGATGACACTCGACGACAGCCCCGAGATCACCTTGTGGTGGCTTGCGGCCGGCGTGCCGAAGTCGGCCTTGCCGAGCTGGTCGGCCGTGAGGGCGATCGCGGTGGCGGCGTCGGGCACGCGCAGCAGCGCCTCGGCCAGCCGCATCAGCGCGAGGCCCTCGGCGCTCGAGATCGGGTAGTCGCGCAGCAGCGACTCCATCGCCCAGAACGGCGCGGGCGACTCGCGCACCGCGGCGACCCAGGGCCGGGCCGTGTCCATCGCCGCCGGCCACGACAGGCTGGCGGGCAGGCGGGACAACAGGTCCTGCAGCACGGTGGCCTCGTCGCGGTACGGGCTCGGGAGCCGGTCGGCCGCACGGCGGGGCGACAGGCTGAAGGGGACTTGGTTCATGGGATGTGCGAAAAACGTGGTGGTTTTCTCTATGGTAGTTTTTGATCTGTTGGATTAATCTCCAAACATCGATGTGATCTTGGAGATTTATCAAGCATGCGTCCCCGCCCCAGCGAGACCGAAGCCGAAGCGCCGTCCTTCGTGCCCCACGGGTTCGACAAGATCGACGCCCGCATCCTCCGGGCGCTGCAGGCCGACGGCCGCATCTCCAACATCAAGCTCGCCGAGGAGGTGCACCTGTCGCCCACGGCCGTGCTCGAGCGAGTCAAGCGCCTCACGCGCGACGGCTTCATCCTCGGCTACACCGCGCGGCTGAACCCCGACAAGCTCGGCGCCGGCATGCTCGTGTTCATCGAGGTCGTGCTCGACCGCACCACGCACGACGTGATGAACGCCTTCAGCGCCGCGGTCCAGACACGTCCCGAGATCCTCGAATGCCACCTCGTGGCCGGCGGCTTCGACTACCTGATCAAGACGCGGGTGTCCGACATGCGGGCGTACCGCGAGTGGATCGGCACGGTGGTGTGGACCTTGCCCGGCGTGCGCGAGACGCACACGTACGCCGTCATGGAGGAAGTGAAAAACACCACGGCCCTGGCCATCTGAGGGTCGGTAGACTCGGCGGCAAACCAACACACACCCGCTGCGGGGGAGGAGCCTCTTTGAAACGCAATCTTCTGGCCAAGGCCATCGTCGCGGTGATCGCGCTCGCCCTGCTGACCTACGGGCTCATGCAACTGCAGTCCGACCCCACGCTGCGCGACCTGCAGCGCATCGGCATCGCGGCGCTGGAGGGCGGCGGCCCGAAACCCCGCGAAGACCAGTACATCCAGGTGACCGACGGGTACCTGATGCCGTACTACATGATCAACTACAGCCACAGCCGCAAGCGGGGCGACTCGGCCCACGTGTTCGTGCCCGTCGGCTCGCTGGCGATGCAGGAGAAGGCCTTCCGCGACGAGAAGATCCACCCCGTGCTGTGGGTGCGCCTGTCGCAGGACTTCGGCACGAAGGAAGCCGCCGACAAGGCGATGCAGTCCCCGAGCCGGTACCAGCGCCCCTACCCGGTGAGCGGCGTGGCCCGCGAACTGGAAGGCAGCGTGCGCGAGGAGATGCAGAAGATCGCCGGCCTCCAGAT
This genomic stretch from Piscinibacter gummiphilus harbors:
- a CDS encoding ABC transporter ATP-binding protein translates to MTAVTAPLLQVRSVAKAFGGNRVLEDVSFQVEPGEIVGLLGPNGSGKSTLLNLVTGFERIDQGEVLFEGGRIDRLPAHRIVDRALGRTFQLPSMPTKMSVIEVAMAAATARHGFFDTLLGTRAAREAEERARVEADALLKEFLLTPVRDLPSSALSGGQKKLLGIVCALMGKPRLLMLDEPTAGVHPNLRNDIVQALQRLNRQGMTIVIVEHDMHFIREVCTRCIVLDRGHIVASCRPDELSSNERVLQAYLGGGRAATESEKVNA
- a CDS encoding ABC transporter ATP-binding protein codes for the protein MIQIDNVTAGYTPDVDILRGMTLHANAAEIVTLLGPNGCGKSTLLKTIAGFLKPRIGRIVLDGADVGQVPVHTKIQKLGLGFVPQTENVFSALSVRENLQVGGHFQSDADVAQRLDELCTLYPVLMRKLSAPAASLSGGERQILALARALMARPKLLLLDEPSAGLSPKMLLEVFQAVMDIRAKEHVTVLMVEQNALEALRISDRAYVLSMGAVALTGEAKTLMDDPQVRELYLGGRAA
- the proC gene encoding pyrroline-5-carboxylate reductase, with protein sequence MDSSIAFIGGGNMATALIGGLVASGTDPRSIQVVEPFEPQRERLWAEHGVFATPVADSAVARAGLVVWAVKPQVFAEAAAACGPGLTNALHLSVMAGVRSDTLARATGSERVVRAMPNTPALIGQGIAGLFAREAVSATDRALVEAVLRPTGTTLWVETEADLDAVTALSGSGPAYVLYLLEAMMAAGASMGLPADQARALALATVAGTAEMARRSAEPPEVLRAQVTSKGGTTAAAIGTLDRGAVKECFVEAMRNAQRRAVELGAD
- a CDS encoding L-glutamate gamma-semialdehyde dehydrogenase, which codes for MNQVPFSLSPRRAADRLPSPYRDEATVLQDLLSRLPASLSWPAAMDTARPWVAAVRESPAPFWAMESLLRDYPISSAEGLALMRLAEALLRVPDAATAIALTADQLGKADFGTPAASHHKVISGLSSSVIALSKRFLPDHDHEGGLFKRLGAQTVVAATVRAIQLMGRQFVLGRQIREALSEADGARKVQPQLRYSYDMLGEGARTEADARRYLASYHDAIEHIAKAGVRGAGPEGSDGISIKLSALFSRYEDAQRERVGDTLLPRVWSLMERAAAADINLTIDAEECDRLELSLDVFEALATRAAPRFPQWRGFGLAVQAYQTRARHVIDEVARIARTNGQRFMVRLVKGAYWDGEIKRAQELGLPAYPVYTHKHHTDISYLACAGALIDHADVIYPQFATHNAGTIAAIQSMAKARGATYEMQRLHGMGEGVYREVLKDAGVPVRVYAPVGEHRDLLAYLVRRLLENGANSSFVHQLTDESVPVDTLLASPLHPAAVPGLPLPVALYGFDGTSGRRNPQGADLAVTAERAVYEQAVDAAVVESVPEAPVGGIAATMTRLHGGFTAWNATPLADRAAVLRRAADALEQRQPEFCGLLVREAHKTLGDCISEVREAIDFCRYYADQAEATLASRALPGPTGESNTLHLHGRGVFVCISPWNFPLAIFAGQVVAALVAGNTVAAKPAEQTPAVAARFVALLHEAGVPADALVLQHGEGHTVGAALVAHPLVAGVCFTGSTAVAKAINRALAAKDGPIVPLIAETGGINAMVVDSTALPEQVVDAVVQSAFRSAGQRCSALRLLCVHEGIADGVIEMIAGALQELSVGDPSQLSTDVGPVIDAEAHANIAREVTRLEGSARVIGRAPVGLDVTGHVIAPVAFEVAKVSDLSAEIFGPVLHVVRWSGDADAVIREVNQLGYGLTLGLQTRIDSRALRLAAEARIGNVYVNRNMIGAVVGVQPFGGEGLSGTGPKAGGPHYLFRFCAEQTVTINTAAAGGNAALLAGTSH
- a CDS encoding Lrp/AsnC ligand binding domain-containing protein gives rise to the protein MRPRPSETEAEAPSFVPHGFDKIDARILRALQADGRISNIKLAEEVHLSPTAVLERVKRLTRDGFILGYTARLNPDKLGAGMLVFIEVVLDRTTHDVMNAFSAAVQTRPEILECHLVAGGFDYLIKTRVSDMRAYREWIGTVVWTLPGVRETHTYAVMEEVKNTTALAI